The DNA segment CGCCATTATCCAGCAGGAGGCTGCCAAAAGGCCGCGTGTGGTGCACCTGGCATTAGACTTTGACCCCTCCCCGGAGCGGTTTTCTGCAGATGGCTACCATCCTTCTGAAGTCAGCCATGGAGAATTTGGCGTAGCGATGGCTGCTGCGCTACTTGGGCACGAGACTGTACGCGCATGAACAGTATAGCTGGCACTAAAATCCATGAAGCGTTGCCTCCTCATTTGCAGGAGCGCGTCAGGCCATTGAACGACATCGCTATCCCCGCCGGCCGGCCCTTTGTACTTTACTGGATGCACCATGCCGTCAGAGCCCACGAAAACCCGGCGTTTGACGTTGCAATCCACATAGCCAATCAGCTAACAGTACCTATACTCGTGTACCAGGGACTTGCAGGCAGGCACCCTTACAATTCCGACAGACACCATACCTTTATCCTCGAAGGCGCGCGTGACGTTGCCCGTGCACTCGCAGCAAGAGGCATAGCCTATGCCTTCTATCTCGGCCAAGACCCGGAGCACCCCGCTCCTTTGCAGCGCCTGTGCAACCAGGCTGCCCTTGTAGTAACGGAAGATTTCCCTGCCCCACCCTTCCCCCGATGGTACAGCGCGATCGCTCGAAAAATAGCGGCCCCGTTTTGGACAGTTGACAGCCACTGCATACTTCCCATGCAATCCGTGCAACAGTTCTACCCGCGTGCCTATCAGTTTAGAGAGGCGAACGAAAAGGCCTTTGCAGCGCGGGTTGGCAAAACGTGGCCGCAAATTAATCCCACGGCGCCGATGTATACTGGTAACCTGGGCTTTGCGCCAACCGATCTGGAAATAGCCGACATTGCTGCGCTTTGCGCGTCCTGCCAGATCGATCATGCCGTTGGGCCAGTGCCCCATACACAGGGAGGATCAACAGCCGGCTATCATCGATGGGAATTGTTTAAGTCCTTTGGCCTCAGCGCTTATGCGCGTTCACGGAACGACCCAACCATTAGCGCTCCACGCGGTGTGAGCCGGCTTTCACCTTACCTCCACCACGGACACGTGTCACCCTTTCGTATTGCGCGGGAAGCCGCAGCGACAAAAGGCACCGGTAGCGATAAATTTCTCGACGAACTGTTGATCTGGCGGGAGTTGGCGTTCAATTTATGCTTTCATAATGCAAACGTCGAAAACCTCTCCGTTTTGCCCCATTGGGCGCAAAAAACACTCATCCAGCACAATCAGGATCCGCGGCGCACTATATACAACTGGGAAACCCTCGCCCGTGCGAAAACAGGCGACACATTGTGGGACCTGGCACAGCAGTCGTTGTTGATCCACGGCGAATTACACAACAACGTGCGCATGACCTGGGGCAAAGCCATCCTCCAATGGACTGGCAACCCCGCTACTGCCCTCCGCCTGATGATCGACCTGAATCACCGGTACGCGCTGGATGGCTCAGATCCGAATTCTTACGCCGGCTTGCTATGGTGTCTCGGCCTGTTTGACCGTCCCTTCTCCCCAGACATACCCATTTACGGCAGCATCAGGCCGCGCCCAACTGCAAACCACGCCAACCGCCTCGATCTCGACAAATACAAAAATATGGTGCAACAACCAGCCCGAAACAAACCCTTGAATATAGCAATCATTGGCGCCGGCATGGCAGGCCTAACTGCTGGCCGGATACTGGCAGACCATGGCCTGCGCGTCACTCTTTTTGATAAAGCAAGAGGACCCGGCGGACGTATGGCTACCCGCCGGCACGACGCTTACGCGTTCGACCATGGGGCACAGTATTTCACGGCGCGGGATCCGCGTTTTCAGCGCTACGTAGCTTCTTGGGTAGAGGCCGACATCATTGCCCCCTGGAAAGGACAAATCGGGGTAGCAGAGCATGGCGTATGCCGTGCCAAAACGAGTACGTTGCACAGATATGTCGGGGTGCCCCGGATGAGCACGCTTACCCGCCACCTGGCAACAGGACTTGACATCCAGCTCAAAACGCGCGTCGCAACAGCAAGCCGTACCGCCCAAAGTTGGCATTTGACAGATACAGAACACCAGGACCTCGGTCATTTTGATGTGGTTCTCGTAACCACCCCGCCGGCACAAACCGCCCCGTTACTTGCAGACGCTCCCAAACTCCGGGACGTCACCAGGCAGGTTGCTATGAAACCCTGTTGGGCGTTAATGGCAAGTTTTGCTGAAACTTTACCCCTCAAATTCGATGGTCTGTTTGTACACCATCCAACCGTTGCATGGGCAGCCCGAAACAACAGCAAGCCGGGGCGGCCAGAAACGGAAAGCTGGGTGATTCATGCCGCACCCCAATGGTCCGCGACCCAACTTGAGCTGACCAAAGAAACTGCGGCTCCCAAAGTGCTGGCAGCATTCTTTGAAGCAACAGGCATAACACCTCAATCCCCAATACATCTACAGGCGCACCGCTGGCGGTATGCCCTTGCAGAGCAACCATTGGCTGATGGCTGCCTGTGGGATGCAGATCTGCAAATGGGTATTTGTGGCGACTGGTGCAACGGTTCGCGTGTTGAAGGGGCCTTTCTGAGTGGCATGGCAGCAGCCGGCCGCATCCTCGGCCTTCCCGATGAAGCATCCGAGGCATCAATCGGCATTCAGCAGTCCCTTTTCTAGCATGCAGCACGTCACACCGAAATATTGCACAGTCTGTGGACGCAAAATGACGTGGCGCAAAAAGTGGGCAAAAAACTGGGACACCATTAAATATTGCTCAAAAGCTTGTCGTAGACAAAAACTGCAACCGATAGATCATGCCCTAGAGGCAACCATTTTACGATTGCTGGGGCAGCGCGCGAACAACGGTAGTATTTGTCCGAGTGAAGCAGTCCGCGTACTGGAGGCTTCAGGCCTCATTGATAACTGGCGCGCCTACATGGAGCCGGCGCGGCAGGCGGCGCGGCGACTCGTCGTTAAGAAACAGCTTGAAATCATCCAAAAAGGACGCGTGGTAGACCCCTCAACTGCTAGAGGACCCATCAGACTCCGCCGGTCCGCCCGCGCATCAAGCTAAACAGTCCAGTCAATGCAAAAAACCCGCAACCTCATACTGATCCTCGGCGACCAGTTGGATCCCCAGGGGCCTTCTCTCGAAGGGGCTGATCCTACGCAAGACGTAGTTGTTATGGCAGAAGTAGCGTCAGAAATCGAGCGCTACCCAAATCATAAACAACGCGTTGTGCTCTTTTTGGCTGCCATGCGTCATTTCAAAGAAGACCTGATTGCTCGCGGCTTTCGGGTCATCTATCAGCACCTTGATGCCAACGCACCGGCACCGGACCTCCCGGCTTTCCTTGGCGCACAAATTGTAAGATGGCAACCAGAGGGTGTCGTCTTAACAACACCAGGGCGCCACGACCTCACCGTTGCCCTGACAAATGAAGCCGAGCAGGCCGGCATACCGCTCGATATGCGGCCAGACACCCACTTCTTTTGCTCAAAAGAATCCTTCAGCGTATGGGCACAAGGCAGAAAATCACTTGTGATGGAATATTTCTACCGTGATATGCGCAAGCAGTACGGGTACCTCATGCAAGGCAGCAAACCTGTGGGAGGCACCTGGAATTACGACAAGGAAAACCGTGGCACATTTAGCAAAAATGGACCTCAAAACCTGCCCCCTTCGACGGTCTACTCCCCTGACGCCATAACGCAGGCCGTATGCCAATCGGTTGAGCAGCACTTCCCTAACCTATATGGATCAACGGAAGCCTTTGGATGGCCCGTAACGCCAACTGATGCCCACGCTGCACTGGACGATTTTATAGAAAACCGTTTGCCCCACTTTGGTACGTATCAGGATGCCATGTGGACCGACGAGCCGTTTTTGTACCATGCACGCCTTGCGGCAGCGCTTAACCTGAAGCTGATAAATCCACGTACGGTGTGCGATCGTGCTGTTGCCGCTTATGCTGCCGGTGCCGCACCACTCAATGCCGTGGAAGGATTTATACGGCAAGTCCTGGGTTGGCGCGAGTTTATCCGCGGCGTGTACTGGCATCATATGCCGGCGTACATCAATCACAACGCATTACAGGCCAATAATCCACTTCCTGATCTGTTCTGGACGGGCAACACCCGGATGCGATGCATGCAGCAAGTTGTGCAACAACTCCTGCAATATGGGTATGCGCATCATATTCAGCGGCTGATGGTGAGCGGTTTGTTTGCGCTCCTGTACCGGGCTGAACCGGCTGCCGTTCAAACATGGTTTATGGCGATGTACGTTGATGCCGTCGAATGGGTCACCTTGCCCAACACCATCGGCATGTCGCAATATGCAGATGGTGGTGTTGTTGGTACCAAACCCTATATCGCGACGGGGAAGTACATCAAAAGGATGAGCAATTATTGCAAAGGTTGCGCTTACAATCCTGATTTAGCAACGGGTCCTGAGGCTTGCCCTTTCACAACATTATACTGGGATTTCCTGATGGAGCATGAAGCGACACTTGGGAGCAATCGCCGGATGGGATTCCAACTTAAAAACCTCCAACGCAAATCACATGCACAGCGCGAAGCTATTGCTGAGCGCGCCACAGTTGTACATGAGCTCGCCCAAACGGGAGCGCTCTGATTTTCACGTATTCAATCGCATAGAAATAGATTATGACAACAAACGAAGCTCCGGTATACATTATTTTGGGTGCCAGTGGTGGTATTGGCTCGGCGGTGAGCCGCAAACTGGCATCAACAGGTGCACATCTGTTGCTTGGTGCCCGTCAGCCAGCTCCCCTCCAAGCCCTTGCCTCAGAAATAGGCGGGGTAGCCCACACCCTGGATGCTACACAATTTGACGCAGTACAGGGTATTGTCAAGCAAGCCATCGATCAATATGGCCGGCTCGATGGCATTGCCAATTGCGTTGGCTCAATTTTGCTCAAACCGGCCCACCTCACTTCGGTCGAAGAATTTGCAGAAACGATCAACCAGAATCTGAACACCGCATTTTACACCGTAAAAGCCGGCGCACGCGCCATGATGAAGCATGGCGGCTCCATTGTGCTTTGCTCGTCAGCTGTCGCGCGGAAAGGACTTGTAAACCACGAAGCCATTGCTGCGGCAAAGGCTGGCATCGTTGGGCTTGCACAATCAGCTGCAGCCACCTACGCGCCGCGTAATATCCGCATAAACTGTGTGGCGCCGGGCCTTGTGGAAACGCCGCTTTCTGCACGTATCACCAGTTCGGAAGCTGGCAGAACACAATCAGAAAAAATGCATGCGCTTGGCCGGCTCGGCCAACCTGACGACATTGCAGAAGGTATCATCTGGCTACTCGACCATACGCGTTCGAGTTGGGTTACGGGTCAGGTGATTGGTATTGATGGTGGCTTAGGGACGCTTTTCCCGCGCCCTTAAAGCAAAGAAGCGCGATCAGATATAAAAATGGCGCAATAAGATAGTTATGCTTTGCGTCATTCCCGTTATATTTTGCATAGACCTGCAAAACCATTCTGCTGATGCGGCAAACCGTCAAACTCACAACCAATTGGTCCCTGCTCTTGCAAGAGCTCGGGGCACACCCGGATAACGTGTTGCGTCGGGCCAATTTGCCGATTAGCCTCCTCTCTCGCGAACAGGTATCCATCACCATTGAGGAGTGTTTTCGATTTTGGGAAAGCCTGGAAGCTGAACTCCCAGACCAGCCTGTGCCGTTCCTCATTGGGCACCAGCTAAAAGTCGAAGCTTTTGACCCCGCGATTTTTGCGGCGCTCAGTAGTCCCAACTTCAACCAGGCAGCCCTACGGCTGCAGAAGTACAAACGACTCATTGGGCCCTTCAGACTCGACCTGGACATCAACAGCAAAACCACACAGCTCAGTATTGACAGTATTGGCGCACAAGAACTGCCGGCTGGAATGGGCATGCTCGATCTGGTCTTTTTTGTCAGCTTTATTCGCAGAGCAACGCGCGCACCGATTGTCCCCAGGGAAATAACTGTAGTCAGAAAACCCAAATTCCTGGATAAATATCGCGCATTTTTTGAATGCGACCTCGAGG comes from the Bacteroidota bacterium genome and includes:
- a CDS encoding AraC family transcriptional regulator ligand-binding domain-containing protein, which encodes MRQTVKLTTNWSLLLQELGAHPDNVLRRANLPISLLSREQVSITIEECFRFWESLEAELPDQPVPFLIGHQLKVEAFDPAIFAALSSPNFNQAALRLQKYKRLIGPFRLDLDINSKTTQLSIDSIGAQELPAGMGMLDLVFFVSFIRRATRAPIVPREITVVRKPKFLDKYRAFFECDLEEGPMYTVTFDAEDAAKPFLTANETMWDFFEPVLQQRLAAIEFEAAMADRVHAALCELLPSGRGSVQEVASMLGVSNRSLQRYLQKENTSFKRILNATREQLARHYLQKTQLTVGEIAFLLGFDEPNSFFRAFKGWTGTTPQRVRDMLTLN
- a CDS encoding SDR family oxidoreductase gives rise to the protein MTTNEAPVYIILGASGGIGSAVSRKLASTGAHLLLGARQPAPLQALASEIGGVAHTLDATQFDAVQGIVKQAIDQYGRLDGIANCVGSILLKPAHLTSVEEFAETINQNLNTAFYTVKAGARAMMKHGGSIVLCSSAVARKGLVNHEAIAAAKAGIVGLAQSAAATYAPRNIRINCVAPGLVETPLSARITSSEAGRTQSEKMHALGRLGQPDDIAEGIIWLLDHTRSSWVTGQVIGIDGGLGTLFPRP
- a CDS encoding NAD(P)-binding protein; translation: MNSIAGTKIHEALPPHLQERVRPLNDIAIPAGRPFVLYWMHHAVRAHENPAFDVAIHIANQLTVPILVYQGLAGRHPYNSDRHHTFILEGARDVARALAARGIAYAFYLGQDPEHPAPLQRLCNQAALVVTEDFPAPPFPRWYSAIARKIAAPFWTVDSHCILPMQSVQQFYPRAYQFREANEKAFAARVGKTWPQINPTAPMYTGNLGFAPTDLEIADIAALCASCQIDHAVGPVPHTQGGSTAGYHRWELFKSFGLSAYARSRNDPTISAPRGVSRLSPYLHHGHVSPFRIAREAAATKGTGSDKFLDELLIWRELAFNLCFHNANVENLSVLPHWAQKTLIQHNQDPRRTIYNWETLARAKTGDTLWDLAQQSLLIHGELHNNVRMTWGKAILQWTGNPATALRLMIDLNHRYALDGSDPNSYAGLLWCLGLFDRPFSPDIPIYGSIRPRPTANHANRLDLDKYKNMVQQPARNKPLNIAIIGAGMAGLTAGRILADHGLRVTLFDKARGPGGRMATRRHDAYAFDHGAQYFTARDPRFQRYVASWVEADIIAPWKGQIGVAEHGVCRAKTSTLHRYVGVPRMSTLTRHLATGLDIQLKTRVATASRTAQSWHLTDTEHQDLGHFDVVLVTTPPAQTAPLLADAPKLRDVTRQVAMKPCWALMASFAETLPLKFDGLFVHHPTVAWAARNNSKPGRPETESWVIHAAPQWSATQLELTKETAAPKVLAAFFEATGITPQSPIHLQAHRWRYALAEQPLADGCLWDADLQMGICGDWCNGSRVEGAFLSGMAAAGRILGLPDEASEASIGIQQSLF
- a CDS encoding DUF2256 and DUF3253 domain-containing protein, whose product is MQHVTPKYCTVCGRKMTWRKKWAKNWDTIKYCSKACRRQKLQPIDHALEATILRLLGQRANNGSICPSEAVRVLEASGLIDNWRAYMEPARQAARRLVVKKQLEIIQKGRVVDPSTARGPIRLRRSARASS
- a CDS encoding cryptochrome/photolyase family protein, whose protein sequence is MQKTRNLILILGDQLDPQGPSLEGADPTQDVVVMAEVASEIERYPNHKQRVVLFLAAMRHFKEDLIARGFRVIYQHLDANAPAPDLPAFLGAQIVRWQPEGVVLTTPGRHDLTVALTNEAEQAGIPLDMRPDTHFFCSKESFSVWAQGRKSLVMEYFYRDMRKQYGYLMQGSKPVGGTWNYDKENRGTFSKNGPQNLPPSTVYSPDAITQAVCQSVEQHFPNLYGSTEAFGWPVTPTDAHAALDDFIENRLPHFGTYQDAMWTDEPFLYHARLAAALNLKLINPRTVCDRAVAAYAAGAAPLNAVEGFIRQVLGWREFIRGVYWHHMPAYINHNALQANNPLPDLFWTGNTRMRCMQQVVQQLLQYGYAHHIQRLMVSGLFALLYRAEPAAVQTWFMAMYVDAVEWVTLPNTIGMSQYADGGVVGTKPYIATGKYIKRMSNYCKGCAYNPDLATGPEACPFTTLYWDFLMEHEATLGSNRRMGFQLKNLQRKSHAQREAIAERATVVHELAQTGAL